From Apium graveolens cultivar Ventura chromosome 9, ASM990537v1, whole genome shotgun sequence, the proteins below share one genomic window:
- the LOC141684554 gene encoding protein TOPLESS-like: MSSLSRELVFLILQFLDEEKFKETVHKLEQESGFYFNMKYFEEEVHNGNWDEVEKYLSGFTKVDDNRYSMKIFFEIRKQKYLEALDKNDRSKAVEILVKDLKVFASFNEELFKEITQLLTLENFRENEQLSKYGDTKSARAIMLVELKKLIEANPLFREKLQFPTLRNSRLRTLINQSLNWQHQLCKNPRPNPDIKTLFVDHSCAQPNGARAPSPAANPLLGPLQKAGGFPPLGAHGPFQATAAPVPTPLAGWMSNPPTVAHPAVSGGGIGLGGPSMPAALKHPRTPQTNPSLDYPSVDSDHVAKRTRPMGLSDEANLPINVLPMSFSGHGLTQAFSAPDDLPKNVARTLNQGSSPMSMDFHPVQQTLLLVGTNVGDTGLWEVGSRERLVLKNFKVWDLSACTVPLQAALVKDPGVSVNRVIWSPDGSLFGVAYSRHIVQIYSYHGGEDMRQHLEIDAHIGGVNDLAFSHPNKQLCVITCGDDKTIKVWDATTGAKQYTFEGHEAPVYSVCPHYKENIQFIFSTALDGKIKAWLYDNLGSRVDYDAPGRWCTTMAYSADGTRLFSCGTSKDGESHIVEWNESEGAVKRTYLGFRKRSLGVVQFDTTKNRFLAAGDEFTIKFWDMDNVQILTSIDADGGLPASPRIRFNKDGSLLAVSTNDNGIKILVNSDGLRLLRTIENLSYDASRAPETMKPSINTISVATAAAGTSGLGDRVSSAVAISAVNGDARNLGDIKPRITEESNDKSKIWKLTEVAEPSQCRSMKLPENMRVTKISRLIYTNSGNAILALASNAVHLLWKWQRSERNSNGKATAGVSPQLWQPSSGILMTNDVSDSNPEDAVACFALSKNDSYVMSASGGKISLFNMMTFKTMTTFMPPPPAATFLAFHPQDNNIIAIGMDDSTIQIYNVRVDEVKSKLKGHTKKITGLAFSHVLNVLVSSGADAQLCVWSSDGWEKQKSRYLQVPAGRTATAQSDTRVQFHQDQMHSLVVHESQLAIYETTKLECVKQWVPRESAAPISHATFSCDSQLVYASFLDASVCVFTATHLRLRCRISPLVYLSPNVSNANIHPLVIAAHPQEPNQFALGLSDGGVHVFEPLESEGKWGVPPPTENGSATSGTNTPSVGASGPDQPQR, from the exons ATGTCTTCTCTCAGTAGAGAGCTTGTGTTCTTGATTCTACAGTTTCTCGATGAGGAAAAATTTAAGGAGACTGTTCACAA ACTTGAACAAGAATCTGGATTTTACTTCAACATGAAATACTTTGAGGAAGAAGTGCATAATGGGAACTGGGATGAAGTTGAGAAATACCTTTCTGGTTTCACAAAGGTAGATGACAACCGATATTCAATGAaaattttctttgagataaggaaacAGAAGTATCTTGAAGCACTGGATAA GAATGATAGGTCCAAAGCTGTGGAAATACTTGTAAAGGATCTTAAAGTTTTTGCCTCATTTAATGAAGAGCTTTTCAAAGAAATTACTCAGCTTCTGACACTGGAGAATTTCAG GGAGAATGAGCAGCTGTCAAAATATGGAGATACAAAATCTGCAAGAGCAATTATGTTGGTCGAGCTGAAGAAGCTTATTGAAGCAAACCCCTTATTTCGTGAAAAATTGCAATTTCCTACTCTCAGAAATTCAAGGCTGCGTACTCTCATCAACCAAAG TTTGAATTGGCAGCATCAACTTTGTAAAAATCCCAGACCAAATCCAGATATCAAAACTCTATTTGTGGATCATTCATGTGCCCAACCAAATGGTGCACGTGCTCCATCACCGGCCGCTAATCCGCTGCTTGGACCTTTACAAAAAGCTGGAGGCTTTCCACCTCTGGGTGCACATGGG CCGTTTCAAGCTACAGCAGCACCAGTTCCAACTCCTCTTGCCGGCTGGATGTCTAATCCTCCTACAGTTGCCCACCCTGCAGTTTCCGGCGGAGGTATCGGTCTTGGTGGCCCGTCAATGCCAG CTGCTTTGAAGCATCCGAGGACGCCACAAACAAACCCTTCTCTAGATTATCCATCTGTAGATTCAGATCACGTTGCGAAAAGAACAAGGCCAATGGGGTTATCTGATGAg GCAAATCTTCCTATTAATGTATTACCTATGTCATTCTCGGGACATGGCCTTACTCAGGCTTTCAGTGCGCCTGATGACCTGCCCAAAAATGTTGCACGAACTTTGAATCAAGGGTCCTCTCCTATGAGCATGGATTTTCATCCAGTTCAGCAGACTTTACTTTTAG TTGGCACGAATGTGGGAGATACAGGATTATGGGAGGTTGGTTCCAGAGAGAGACTTGTTCTTAAGAACTTTAAAGTCTGGGATCTCAGTGCTTGTACAGTGCCTTTGCAG GCCGCTCTAGTTAAAGATCCCGGCGTGTCCGTTAACCGTGTGATTTGGAGCCCGGATGGTTCATTGTTTG GAGTGGCATATTCAAGACACATTGTACAAATATACTCTTATCATGGTGGTGAAGATATGAGGCAGCATCTGGAG ATTGATGCTCATATTGGTGGAGTAAATGATCTTGCATTCTCTCATCCCAATAAGCAACTCTGTGTGATAACCTGTGGGGATGACAAGACCATTAAG GTTTGGGATGCTACAACTGGGGCAAAACAGTACACTTTTGAAGGTCATGAAGCTCCAGTTTATTCTGTATGCCCTCATTACAAAGAAAACATTCAG TTTATATTCTCTACTGCTCTAGATGGTAAGATAAAAGCGTGGTTGTATGACAATTTGGGATCTCGAGTTGACTATGACGCTCCTGGCCGGTGGTGTACAACGATGGCCTATAGTGCTGATGGAACAAG GCTCTTTTCATGCGGGACCAGCAAAGATGGGGAATCACACATTGTTGAATGGAATGAGAGTGAAGGGGCTGTTAAAAGGACGTATCTAGGCTTCAGAAAACGTTCTTTGGGCGTTGTGCAATTTGATACAACAAAAAACCGATTTTTGGCAGCTGGGGATGAATTTACTATTAAATTCTGGGATATGGACAATGTTCAAATCTTGACAAGTATTGATGCCGATGGAGGCCTTCCA GCTAGTCCACGTATCCGCTTTAACAAGGATGGTTCATTGTTAGCTGTGTCTACCAATGATAATGGAATCAAAATTTTAGTAAATTCCGATGGCCTTAGATTGTTACGTACAATTGAAAATCTATCCTATGATGCTTCAAGAGCTCCTGAAACAATGAAG CCTTCAATAAACACAATATCTGTAGCTACTGCTGCCGCTGGTACTTCAGGACTTGGAGATAGAGTCTCATCTGCTGTTGCCATTTCGGCAGTG AATGGAGATGCCAGAAATTTAGGGGACATTAAGCCGAGGATCACTGAAGAATCTAATGACAAATCAAAGATTTGGAAACTCACAGAAGTTGCTGAACCTTCCCAGTGTCGCTCAATGAAACTTCCTGAAAATATGAGGGTGACTAAG ATATCAAGGTTAATTTATACAAATTCAGGTAATGCTATACTGGCATTAGCATCAAATGCAGTTCATCTTTTATGGAAATGGCAGAGAAGTGAAAGAAATTCAAATGGCAAG GCTACGGCCGGTGTCTCCCCTCAATTATGGCAACCATCAAGTGGCATTCTAATGACCAATGACGTGAGTGATTCAAACCCTGAGGATGCAGTTGCATGCTTTGCTTTGTCCAAGAATGATTCCTATGTGATGTCAGCATCAGGAGGAAAAATATCTTTGTTTAACATGATGACTTTCAAG ACAATGACGACGTTTATGCCCCCGCCACCTGCAgcaacatttcttgcatttcatCCTCAAGACAACAATATTATTGCTATTGGCATGGATGACTCTACTATTCAGATATATAATGTTCGTGTGGATGAG GTCAAAAGCAAACTAAAAGGTCATACAAAGAAGATTACCGGGCTTGCTTTCTCTCATGTACTGAATGTGCTAGTTTCTTCTGGTGCAGATGCTCAG CTTTGTGTATGGAGTTCAGACGGATGGGAAAAGCAAAAGAGTAGATACTTGCAGGTTCCAGCTGGGAGGACTGCAACCGCACAGTCTGACACTCGAGTACAATTTCACCAGGATCAGATGCACTCTCTTGTTGTACATGAGTCTCAACTGGCCATCTATGAGACAACAAAACTAGAATGTGTGAAACAG TGGGTCCCGCGTGAATCTGCCGCTCCCATATCTCATGCAACGTTTTCATGCGATAGTCAGCTAGTATATGCCAGTTTCTTGGATGCAAGTGTGTGTGTATTCACTGCTACTCACCTTCGATTGCGATGCCGCATAAGTCCTTTGGTCTATCTCTCACCTAACGTCAG CAATGCTAATATCCATCCACTGGTGATCGCTGCTCATCCACAAGAACCAAATCAGTTTGCATTGGGTCTGTCAGATGGTGGAGTACATGTCTTTGAACCCCTTGAGTCTGAAGGCAAATGGGGTGTGCCTCCTCCAACTGAGAACGGTTCAGCAACTAGCGGCACAAATACACCATCAGTTGGAGCTTCTGGCCCAGATCAACCGCAGAGATGA
- the LOC141684555 gene encoding uncharacterized protein LOC141684555 has product MKTTIQQAAVNFVYIVKQRFVAEPFKFNEFACILSKFCTNTAVKHADLLKLKNLFVDDRDLLTSLDDFLPKHLMGVEKKDDPKCSDHDNKCSWLLSDSGNEFFNKIRDRCIEKNDTTFSVLIKFCKLIVSCHDKIITVREVDLELRDLFDADPDLYIECTRLLADLLETSDEEFGLDYSGFGFLNKRRKVVRKRSLFDKTMAVKEFYLYEMELAFSRINNTIMKLDQDSESFGEGLSVHDKKCIGELYKGSHPDYVYKGEDLVEILQSDPVRRLVARDIVLQRLRQKRMQLEERKLSLDHVWREIFEDIREKGAVCRHRGFLDQLTEVSKNNYYDGD; this is encoded by the coding sequence ATGAAAACAACAATCCAACAAGCAGCCGTAAATTTCGTATATATCGTTAAACAGAGGTTTGTTGCTGAGCCATTTAAGTTCAATGAATTTGCTTGTATTTTGAGTAAATTTTGTACGAATACTGCTGTAAAACATGCTGATTTGCTAAAACTCAAAAATCTTTTTGTTGATGATCGAGATTTGTTGACGAGTCTCGATGATTTCTTGCCCAAACACTTGATGGGGGTTGAGAAAAAAGATGATCCTAAGTGTTCTGATCATGATAATAAGTGTTCTTGGTTACTATCCGACTCTGGTAATGAATTCTTTAACAAGATTCGTGATCGTTGTATCGAGAAGAACGATACGACTTTTAGTGTTTTGATTAAGTTCTGTAAGTTGATTGTGTCTTGTCATGACAAGATAATTACTGTTAGGGAAGTTGATTTGGAGTTGAGGGATTTGTTTGATGCTGATCCTGATTTGTATATCGAATGTACTCGATTGTTAGCGGATTTGTTGGAGACTTCTGATGAGGAATTTGGTTTGGATTACTCGGGTTTCGGGTTCTTGAATAAGAGGCGTAAGGTTGTTAGGAAGCGGAGTTTGTTTGATAAGACTATGGCTGTTAAAGAGTTTTATTTGTATGAGATGGAATTGGCGTTTTCGCGGATAAATAATACAATTATGAAATTGGACCAAGATTCTGAAAGTTTTGGAGAGGGTTTAAGTGTTCATGATAAGAAGTGCATTGGGGAGTTGTATAAGGGATCTCATCCTGATTATGTTTATAAGGGTGAGGATTTGGTTGAGATATTGCAAAGTGATCCTGTTAGACGCCTGGTAGCAAGAGATATTGTACTACAGCGGCTGAGGCAAAAGAGGATGCAGTTAGAGGAACGGAAGCTTAGTTTAGACCATGTCTGGAGAGAGATTTTTGAGGATATTAGGGAGAAGGGAGCTGTTTGTCGTCACCGTGGGTTCTTGGATCAATTGACAGAAGTTTCGAAGAATAACTACTATGATGGTGATTAG